A single Ziziphus jujuba cultivar Dongzao chromosome 11, ASM3175591v1 DNA region contains:
- the LOC107432491 gene encoding UDP-glycosyltransferase 79B9 has translation MANIYFSTTIETVRDRIEMANFHIAMYPWYAAGHIIPYIHLANELATRGHRISFLLPKNTQTQFQHLIDLHHQNLITFHPITVPHVDGLPPGTELVSDIPLPLNHELAIAMDLTRDQVKRVLISAKPDLVFHDFAYWVPEIANELRIKSVCYHIFSATAMAYGFVPAKYVPRDRPITEEEVRVPPDGYPSSVVVPRGHEARSLFSLTRPFGEGKILFYERLTASMRNCDALAIRTCRELEGKYCDYIESQYGKPVLLTGSALPESENTVLEDRWAKWLSGFEPGSVVFCSFGSQYILEKEQFQELVLGIEQSGQPFFIALKPPVGCQTVEEGLPERFEDRVKGTGVVYGGWVQQPQMLSHPSVGCFVNHCGSGSVWESLMSDNQIVFLPRFGDQTLYSKLFAQELKVAVSVEKDENGWFPKDRLSKAIKSVMDKDSKVGIMVKNNHANLKKVLGQPGFMSGYIDRFVHNLQELVNPII, from the coding sequence atggcaAATATATATTTCAGCACAACAATAGAAACGGTGAGGGACAGAATAGAAATGGCAAACTTTCACATAGCTATGTATCCATGGTATGCTGCAGGCCACATAATCCCTTATATCCATCTTGCCAACGAGCTTGCAACAAGAGGCCATAGAATCTCTTTCCTTCTTCCAAAGAACACTCAAACTCAATTCCAACATCTTATTGATCTCCATCATCAAAACCTCATAACCTTCCACCCAATCACCGTTCCACACGTGGACGGTCTCCCTCCGGGGACCGAGTTGGTCTCCGATATACCCCTCCCATTGAACCATGAGCTTGCCATTGCCATGGATCTCACTCGTGATCAAGTAAAAAGGGTTTTAATCTCCGCGAAACCCGATCTGGTTTTCCACGATTTTGCTTATTGGGTTCCCGAGATTGCCAACGAGCTCCGTATCAAGTCCGTTTGCTACCATATCTTTTCAGCAACGGCAATGGCTTACGGCTTTGTCCCTGCAAAGTATGTACCCAGAGACAGACCCATAACCGAAGAGGAAGTGCGGGTCCCACCCGATGGCTATCCTTCATCTGTTGTTGTGCCACGTGGTCACGAAGCTCGCTCTTTGTTTTCTCTTACCCGACCTTTCGGTGAAGGCAAAATCTTATTTTACGAGCGGTTGACGGCATCCATGAGAAACTGCGACGCGCTCGCCATAAGAACATGTAGAGAGCTCGAAGGCAAGTACTGCGATTACATAGAGAGCCAGTACGGGAAGCCAGTGCTGTTAACGGGCTCTGCTTTGCCGGAATCGGAAAATACGGTGTTGGAAGATCGGTGGGCTAAGTGGCTCAGCGGATTCGAGCCGGGTTCGGTAGTGTTTTGTTCGTTCGGAAGCCAATATATACTCGAGAAGGAACAATTTCAGGAGCTGGTATTGGGAATTGAGCAATCTGGGCAGCCGTTTTTCATAGCACTGAAACCGCCGGTGGGTTGCCAAACGGTGGAAGAGGGTTTGCCCGAGCGGTTTGAAGATAGAGTGAAAGGGACAGGTGTGGTTTATGGAGGTTGGGTCCAGCAGCCGCAGATGCTGAGTCATCCTTCGGTTGGGTGCTTTGTGAACCATTGTGGGTCCGGGTCCGTGTGGGAGTCTTTGATGAGTGACAATCAGATAGTGTTTCTTCCACGCTTTGGTGACCAGACTTTGTACTCCAAGCTGTTTGCACAAGAACTGAAAGTTGCGGTGAGCGTGGAGAAGGATGAAAATGGGTGGTTTCCAAAGGACAGGTTGAGCAAAGCTATTAAATCCGTAATGGACAAAGATAGTAAGGTGGGTATCATGGTGAAGAACAACCATGCAAATCTGAAGAAAGTATTGGGGCAACCAGGTTTTATGAGTGGGTATATTGACAGGTTTGTCCATAATCTGCAAGAGCTTGTAAATCCAATTATATAG
- the LOC107432514 gene encoding uncharacterized protein LOC107432514 isoform X2: MLQSQNILTSSFPFSSSNPHNHFLLPTVSSSLSFLHRPNTFCSFPLQPRHRTLPWLAQVAEPTTSTETNAQEEGPIELFQSDSPIFATNDEPSSIQVATSVLLTGAISVFLFRSLRRRAKRAKELKFRSSGVKKSLKEEALDSLKAMGSASIEAKKPPSPVQALLGGISAGVIALILYKFTITIEAALNRQTISDNFSDHCEWFVLPCNICFWHKLCWFIPLLWSARN, encoded by the exons ATGTTGCAGTCCCAAAACATCCTCACCTCTAGCTTTCCCTTCTCTTCCTCTAATCCCCACAACCACTTTCTCTTACCCACTGTTTCGTCTTCTCTCAGTTTTCTCCACAGACCCAATACTTTCTGCTCTTTTCCACTCCAACCTCGACACAGAACCCTGCCATGGCTAGCCCAAGTCGCCGAACCAACCACCTCTACGGAGACTAATGCGCAGGAAGAAGGTCCCATCGAACTCTTTCAATCTGATTCTCCTATTTTTGCCACCAATGACGAACCTTCTTCTATCCAAGTGGCCACCAGCGTTCTTCTCACCGGAGCCATATCTGTTTTTCTCTTTCGCTCTCTCCGCCGCCGTGCAAAGCGTGCCAAAGAATTG AAATTTAGGTCTTCGGGAGTAAAGAAGTCACTGAAAGAGGAGGCACTGGATAGTTTAAAAGCAATGGGGTCAGCGTCAATTGAAGCTAAAAAACCACCTTCACCTGTTCAGGCATTGCTGGGAGGAATATCTGCCGGTGTTATTGCTCTTATTCTTTATAAGTTCACTATTACTATTGAGGCTGCTCTCAATCGTCAAACAATTTCAGATAATTTTTCT GACCATTGTGAATGGTTTGTGCTACCTTGCAACATTTGTTTTTGGCATAAACTCTGTTGGTTTATTCCTTTACTCTGGTCAGCTCGCAATTAA